The Coregonus clupeaformis isolate EN_2021a chromosome 13, ASM2061545v1, whole genome shotgun sequence genome includes a region encoding these proteins:
- the LOC121580293 gene encoding protein BTG3, which yields MMKKEIAAVVFFLKRLIKKVEKLETQKVDLFVERLTITLHEKFRGHWYPENPSKGQAFRCIRLNRLQREDPELLRACQESGVQYKDLGLPRELTLWVDPGEVCCRYGEKNHAFTVASFFGDEDVTKKVTSAVERVTSDYHSGSSSDEDSGLRETRPPPACPQNHHTYQVIYPAAPLWHPTVPKQKKMGPGKGYNGPPRPPHNGFRPQGRPIQPFRHNGWALPGQRGGHGYWGGTPGLAYC from the exons ATGATGAAAAAGGAGATTGCAGCAGTGGTGTTTTTCCTGAAAAGACTGATCAAAAAGGTGGAAAAGTTGGAGACCCAGAAAGTGGACTTGTTTGTGGAGCGGTTGACTATTACCCTGCACGAGAAGTTCAGGGGACATTGGTACCCTGAAAACCCCAGCAAAGGACAGGCCTTCAG GTGTATTCGGCTGAACAGGTTGCAGAGGGAGGATCCAGAGTTGCTGCGGGCCTGCCAGGAGAGTGGGGTTCAGTACAAGGACCTTGGCCTGCCCAGAGAACTCACTCTGTGGGTGGACCCAGGGGAGGTGTGCTGCAG GTATGGAGAGAAGAACCATGCTTTCACGGTGGCCAGTTTCTTTGGTGATGAGGATGTGACAAAGAAGGTGACCAGCGCTGTGGAGAGGGTGACGTCTGACTACCACTCCGGTTCATCCTCAGATGAGGATAGTGGCCTCAGGGAAACCCGTCCTCCCCCTGCCTGCCCCCAAAATCACCACACATACCAG GTGATCTACCCAGCTGCTCCTTTGTGGCATCCTACAGTGCCCAAGCAGAAGAAGATGGGACCCGGTAAAGGATATAACGGCCCTCCACGTCCTCCTCACAATGGCTTCAGACCCCAAGGCAGACCCATTCAGCCCTTCAGACACAACGGCTGGGCTCTGCCTGGCCAGAGAGGGGGGCACGGATACTGGGGTGGCACTCCAGGCCTGGCTTACTGTTAG